The proteins below come from a single Chryseobacterium sp. MA9 genomic window:
- a CDS encoding GNAT family acetyltransferase, translating to MKKLNKEKMKSIMAGGEICLECAIGYHQLIIDGRCYCIPWE from the coding sequence ATGAAAAAACTAAACAAAGAAAAAATGAAAAGCATTATGGCAGGAGGAGAAATCTGCCTGGAGTGCGCTATCGGATATCATCAGCTTATTATTGACGGCCGGTGTTATTGCATTCCATGGGAATAA